The Panicum hallii strain FIL2 chromosome 9, PHallii_v3.1, whole genome shotgun sequence genome has a window encoding:
- the LOC112877088 gene encoding probable nucleolar protein 5-1, whose translation IFKDKSVAINLETGLSDKLVKMIRSHHSIGQKLAVGRSDYKRIIEAKLKIHCLFDEPVMELMWGLKNIMKSLVPTETCELTTEDRGHMSKGMQLILNKYGFKVEPEMVDEDLITIATALYESDYCVNRFAEFLHRGGKYLKEVSGIDCQNLDLQKLATALKLLSYPKEKIETGTSNEMLSEDMASTLVDQAHMYERKLHKGTCLNIYRISCFPVLLGVGRWCP comes from the exons ATATTTAAGGACAAGTCTGTTGCCATCAACCTTGAAACTGGTCTCAGTGACAAGCTTGTTAAGATGATCAGGTCGCATCATAGCATTGGGCAGAAACTTGCTGTTGGAAGAAGTGACTACAAAAGGATCATTGAAGCAAAATTG AAAATACACTGTCTGTTTGATGAACCCGTGATGGAATTGATGTGGGGCCTGAAGAACATAATGAAGAGTTTAGTGCCCACTGAAACATGTGAGCTGACTACGGAGGACCGCGGCCATATGAGTAAAGGAATGCAATTGATCCTGAATAAGTATGGCTTCAAGGTGGAGCCAGAGATG GTTGATGAAGATCTTATCACTATAGCAACTGCTTTGTACGAGTCTGACTACTGCGTGAATAGGTTTGCTGAGTTCTTGCACCGTGGTGGTAAATATCTTAAGGAGGTATCTGGTATTGATTGTCAGAATTTGGATCTACAAAAACTTGCTACTGCCCTTAAATTACTATCTTACCCGAAAGAGAAAATCGAAACTGGCACTTCTAATGAG ATGTTGTCGGAAGATATGGCAAGTACATTGGTGGATCAAGCACACATGTATGAACGTAAGCTCCATAAGGGGACATGCTTGAATATCTACAGGATATCCTGTTTTCCCGTGCTGTTAGGAGTAGGGCGCTGGTGTCCTTGA
- the LOC112877084 gene encoding beta-glucosidase 7-like isoform X1: MDARWAVVLALLVATGGAGGARAAGAKGANWLGGLSRASFPKGFVFGTATSAYQVEGAASTNGRGASIWDEFAHIPGKVVGNQNGDVAVDQYHRYKDDVDLMKSLNFDAYRFSISWSRIFPDGEGRVNPEGVAYYNNLINYLLQKGMTPYINLYHYDLPLALEKKYGGWLSSKMADLFTEYADFCFKTYGDRVKHWFTFNEPRIVAMLGYDAGSNPPQRCTKCANGGNSATEPYIVAHNFLLAHAAAVARYRTKYQAAQKGKVGIVLDFNWYEALTNSPDDQAAAQRARDFHIGWFVDPLINGHYPQIMQDLVKERLPRFTPEQAKLVKGSADYIGINQYTASYMKGQKLLQQTPTSYSDDWQVQYVRKFLALNKALYVRKFLALNKALYINSADERNGKPIGPQANSNWLYIVPTGMYGCVNYLKEKYGNPTVYITENGMDQPGNLTRDQYLHDVTRVRFYKSYIGQLKRAIDQGANVAGYFAWSLLDNFEWLSGYSSKFGIVYVDFNTLKRHPKASAYWFRDMLKKN, translated from the exons ATGGACGCTCGGTGGGCGGTGGTGCTCGCGCTTCTGGTGGCGACCGGCggagccggcggcgcgcgcgccgcgGGGGCGAAGGGCGCGAACTGGCTCGGCGGGCTGAGCCGCGCGTCGTTCCCCAAGGGGTTCGTGTTCGGGACGGCGACGTCGGCGTACCAGGTCGAGGGCGCGGCGTCCACCAACGGCCGGGGGGCCTCCATCTGGGACGAATTCGCGCACATCCCAG GAAAAGTTGTGGGAAATCAAAATGGAGATGTCGCAGTGGATCAATACCATCGCTATAAG GACGATGTTGATCTCATGAAAAGTTTGAATTTCGATGCCTACCGGTTTTCAATCTCATGGTCCAGGATCTTCCCAG ATGGAGAGGGAAGAGTCAATCCAGAAGGTGTTGCATATTACAACAATTTGATAAACTACCTGCTCCAGAAAG GAATGACTCCTTACATCAACCTTTACCACTATGATCTTCCTCTTGCGCTCGAGAAGAAATACGGAGGGTGGTTAAGCTCAAAGAtggc AGACCTGTTTACAGAGTATGCTGACTTCTGTTTTAAGACCTATGGTGATCGTGTAAAGCACTGGTTTACATTCAATGAGCCAAGGATAGTAGCAATGCTTGGTTATGACGCCGGGTCAAATCCTCCTCAAAGGTGCACCAAATGCGCCAATGGTGGGAATTCAGCAACCGAACCTTATATTGTAGCCCATAATTTTCTCTTGGCACATGCTGCTGCAGTTGCAAGATACCGTACAAAGTATCAG GCTGCTCAGAAGGGTAAGGTTGGTATAGTTCTGGACTTCAACTGGTATGAAGCTCTTACAAACTCACCTGATGACCAAGCAGCGGCTCAAAGAGCTAGGGACTTCCATATTGGCTG GTTTGTTGATCCACTGATAAACGGACATTATCCACAGATAATGCAAGATCTTGTGAAAGAGAGGCTGCCCAGGTTCACTCCTGAGCAAGCTAAATTGGTCAAGGGCTCAGCAGACTATATCGGGATCAACCAATACACAGCCAGCTACATGAAGGGCCAGAAATTGCTCCAGCAGACGCCTACTAGCTACTCAGATGATTGGCAAGTTCAATATGTTCGTAAGTTTCTTGCCTTAAACAAAGCTTTATATGTTCGTAAGTTTCTTGCCTTAAACAAAGCTTTATATATAAATTCTGCAGATGAAAGGAATGGCAAACCAATTGGACCACAG GCGAATTCTAATTGGCTTTACATCGTCCCAACGGGAATGTATGGATGTGTGAACTACCTCAAGGAGAAGTATGGAAATCCAACAGTCTACATAACCGAGAATG GAATGGATCAACCTGGAAACCTGACCCGCGACCAGTACCTGCACGATGTGACAAGGGTGCGCTTCTACAAGAGCTACATCGGCCAGCTGAAGAGGGCCATAGATCAGGGCGCGAACGTGGCCGGCTACTTCGCGTGGTCTCTCCTTGACAACTTCGAGTGGCTGTCAGGGTACTCGTCCAAGTTTGGCATCGTCTACGTGGACTTCAACACGCTTAAACGGCACCCGAAGGCTTCGGCCTACTGGTTCAGGGACATGCTTAAGAAGAATTGA
- the LOC112877084 gene encoding beta-glucosidase 7-like isoform X2 encodes MDARWAVVLALLVATGGAGGARAAGAKGANWLGGLSRASFPKGFVFGTATSAYQVEGAASTNGRGASIWDEFAHIPGKVVGNQNGDVAVDQYHRYKDDVDLMKSLNFDAYRFSISWSRIFPDGEGRVNPEGVAYYNNLINYLLQKGMTPYINLYHYDLPLALEKKYGGWLSSKMADLFTEYADFCFKTYGDRVKHWFTFNEPRIVAMLGYDAGSNPPQRCTKCANGGNSATEPYIVAHNFLLAHAAAVARYRTKYQAAQKGKVGIVLDFNWYEALTNSPDDQAAAQRARDFHIGWFVDPLINGHYPQIMQDLVKERLPRFTPEQAKLVKGSADYIGINQYTASYMKGQKLLQQTPTSYSDDWQVQYVHERNGKPIGPQANSNWLYIVPTGMYGCVNYLKEKYGNPTVYITENGMDQPGNLTRDQYLHDVTRVRFYKSYIGQLKRAIDQGANVAGYFAWSLLDNFEWLSGYSSKFGIVYVDFNTLKRHPKASAYWFRDMLKKN; translated from the exons ATGGACGCTCGGTGGGCGGTGGTGCTCGCGCTTCTGGTGGCGACCGGCggagccggcggcgcgcgcgccgcgGGGGCGAAGGGCGCGAACTGGCTCGGCGGGCTGAGCCGCGCGTCGTTCCCCAAGGGGTTCGTGTTCGGGACGGCGACGTCGGCGTACCAGGTCGAGGGCGCGGCGTCCACCAACGGCCGGGGGGCCTCCATCTGGGACGAATTCGCGCACATCCCAG GAAAAGTTGTGGGAAATCAAAATGGAGATGTCGCAGTGGATCAATACCATCGCTATAAG GACGATGTTGATCTCATGAAAAGTTTGAATTTCGATGCCTACCGGTTTTCAATCTCATGGTCCAGGATCTTCCCAG ATGGAGAGGGAAGAGTCAATCCAGAAGGTGTTGCATATTACAACAATTTGATAAACTACCTGCTCCAGAAAG GAATGACTCCTTACATCAACCTTTACCACTATGATCTTCCTCTTGCGCTCGAGAAGAAATACGGAGGGTGGTTAAGCTCAAAGAtggc AGACCTGTTTACAGAGTATGCTGACTTCTGTTTTAAGACCTATGGTGATCGTGTAAAGCACTGGTTTACATTCAATGAGCCAAGGATAGTAGCAATGCTTGGTTATGACGCCGGGTCAAATCCTCCTCAAAGGTGCACCAAATGCGCCAATGGTGGGAATTCAGCAACCGAACCTTATATTGTAGCCCATAATTTTCTCTTGGCACATGCTGCTGCAGTTGCAAGATACCGTACAAAGTATCAG GCTGCTCAGAAGGGTAAGGTTGGTATAGTTCTGGACTTCAACTGGTATGAAGCTCTTACAAACTCACCTGATGACCAAGCAGCGGCTCAAAGAGCTAGGGACTTCCATATTGGCTG GTTTGTTGATCCACTGATAAACGGACATTATCCACAGATAATGCAAGATCTTGTGAAAGAGAGGCTGCCCAGGTTCACTCCTGAGCAAGCTAAATTGGTCAAGGGCTCAGCAGACTATATCGGGATCAACCAATACACAGCCAGCTACATGAAGGGCCAGAAATTGCTCCAGCAGACGCCTACTAGCTACTCAGATGATTGGCAAGTTCAATATGTTC ATGAAAGGAATGGCAAACCAATTGGACCACAG GCGAATTCTAATTGGCTTTACATCGTCCCAACGGGAATGTATGGATGTGTGAACTACCTCAAGGAGAAGTATGGAAATCCAACAGTCTACATAACCGAGAATG GAATGGATCAACCTGGAAACCTGACCCGCGACCAGTACCTGCACGATGTGACAAGGGTGCGCTTCTACAAGAGCTACATCGGCCAGCTGAAGAGGGCCATAGATCAGGGCGCGAACGTGGCCGGCTACTTCGCGTGGTCTCTCCTTGACAACTTCGAGTGGCTGTCAGGGTACTCGTCCAAGTTTGGCATCGTCTACGTGGACTTCAACACGCTTAAACGGCACCCGAAGGCTTCGGCCTACTGGTTCAGGGACATGCTTAAGAAGAATTGA
- the LOC112877086 gene encoding eukaryotic peptide chain release factor subunit 1-3, protein MSDGQETDKNIEIWKIKKLIKGLESARGNGTSMISLIMPPRDQISRVTKMLGDEYGTASNIKSRVNRQSVLAAITSAQQRLKLYNKVPPNGLVLYTGTIVTEDGKEKKVTIDFEPFKPINASLYLCDNKFHTEALNELLESDDKFGFIVMDGNGTLFGTLSGNTREVLHKFTVDLPKKHGRGGQSALRFARLRMEKRHNYVRKTAELATQFFINPATSQPNVAGLILAGSADFKTELSQSDMFDQRLQAKILNVVDVSYGGENGFNQAIELSAEILANVKFIQEKKLIGKYFEEISQDTGKYVFGVDDTLKALEMGAVEMLIVWENLDINRYVLKNSATGEIIIKHLNKEQEADQSQFRDPSTNAELEVQDKTSLLEWFANEYKKFGCTLEFVTNKSQEGSQFCRGFGGIGGMLRYQLDIRSFDELSDDEGVYEDSD, encoded by the coding sequence ATGTCTGACGGTCAGGAAACCGACAAGAACATTGAGATTTGGAAGATCAAGAAGTTGATCAAGGGATTGGAATCTGCTAGAGGCAATGGTACTAGCATGATCTCTCTGATTATGCCTCCACGTGATCAAATCTCGCGTGTGACCAAGATGTTGGGTGATGAATATGGTACTGCTTCAAACATTAAGAGTAGAGTTAATCGGCAATCTGTTTTAGCAGCCATCACCTCAGCTCAGCAGAGGCTGAAGCTGTACAACAAGGTTCCACCAAATGGACTTGTTCTCTACACTGGAACAATTGTTACTGAAGATGGCAAGGAAAAAAAAGTTACCATTGATTTTGAGCCCTTCAAGCCTATCAATGCATCCCTGTACCTTTGTGACAATAAGTTCCATACTGAAGCTTTGAATGAACTCTTGGAATCTGATGACAAGTTTGGCTTCATTGTTATGGATGGTAATGGAACTCTTTTTGGCACACTGAGTGGCAACACCCGCGAAGTGCTTCACAAATTCACTGTTGATCTACCAAAGAAGCATGGAAGAGGAGGACAATCTGCTCTTCGTTTTGCTAGGCTTCGAATGGAAAAACGTCATAATTATGTCCGAAAGACGGCTGAACTTGCTACACAGTTTTTCATCAACCCAGCTACCAGTCAACCTAATGTTGCTGGACTTATACTGGCGGGTTCTGCTGATTTCAAGACAGAACTCAGCCAATCTGACATGTTTGACCAGCGTCTCCAGGCCAAAATACTTAATGTTGTTGATGTTTCATATGGTGGCGAGAACGGTTTTAACCAAGCAATCGAGTTGTCTGCTGAAATTCTAGCAAATGTGAAGTTCATACAGGAGAAGAAACTGATTGGAAAATATTTTGAAGAAATTAGTCAAGATACGGGGAAGTATGtctttggtgttgatgacacaTTGAAGGCTCTTGAAATGGGTGCTGTGGAGATGCTGATAGTGTGGGAAAACCTTGATATCAACAGATACGTGCTTAAGAACAGTGCAACTGGAGAAATTATTATCAAACATCTGAACAAAGAGCAAGAAGCTGACCAGAGCCAGTTCCGTGATCCATCTACCAATGCTGAGTTGGAGGTTCAGGATAAAACCTCGCTCTTGGAATGGTTTGCTAACGAGTACAAAAAGTTTGGGTGCACACTTGAGTTTGTTACCAACAAATCTCAAGAGGGTTCACAGTTTTGCAGAGGATTTGGTGGCATCGGTGGCATGTTGCGCTATCAACTGGATATCCGTTCTTTTGATGAGCTTTCTGATGACGAGGGGGTCTATGAGGACTCTGATTAA